The Armatimonadota bacterium genome window below encodes:
- a CDS encoding S8 family serine peptidase gives MRIRTATARPVPTSRLLIPAALILATACGSVMSPSGTPGGGTPGFPPVSSAPADQYVAGQIVVKYRPGANPREIGSARALRQATAAGRGGGFTFVLVEVPPGREAEYIAQYAAQPGVEYAELNLRRWRVDGETAQVAGSGSTVPALAPSGAISPTDPKLSEFHSAFQVTRLDGTLVPASEATWQWDMHRIGAPVAWSSVDGSGVKVAITDEGVDCTHPQLAGKCLPGWDAVDNLAIPAGANSDTGGHGTHVTGTVAAKADGVDMVGVAPGAQVIPIRLLGPQGGTTMMVVNGMLKAVELGCRVFNASWGGLVGSRAEVDAIEFAIANNCVPVFAAGNSFSPTNAPAYPAAFATTIPGMIAVASSTPTNRVSTFSSAGPYVTIAAPGEPIYSLFPAAQGSNGFIRGTSMAAPHVTGAVALMLERNPGLTPQQVRTILQNTAKAPCSGYARPDYSGSRCASPTVYAPGAGSYGWGLLDAGAAVNAAASP, from the coding sequence ATGAGGATCCGGACTGCCACTGCCCGGCCCGTGCCGACGTCTCGCCTCCTCATTCCCGCCGCGCTGATCCTGGCCACCGCGTGCGGCTCCGTGATGAGCCCCTCCGGCACGCCGGGAGGAGGGACGCCGGGATTTCCCCCGGTCTCCAGCGCGCCGGCTGACCAGTACGTGGCCGGCCAGATTGTGGTGAAGTACCGCCCCGGCGCAAATCCCAGGGAGATCGGCTCGGCCAGGGCGCTTCGCCAGGCCACCGCCGCAGGGCGAGGCGGAGGCTTCACCTTTGTGCTGGTGGAGGTACCGCCGGGAAGGGAAGCGGAGTACATCGCTCAGTACGCGGCGCAGCCGGGCGTAGAATACGCGGAGTTAAACCTGCGCCGCTGGCGGGTCGACGGCGAGACCGCGCAGGTGGCTGGCTCTGGGAGCACCGTACCTGCCCTTGCCCCCAGCGGAGCGATCAGCCCTACCGACCCCAAGCTCAGCGAGTTCCACTCGGCCTTCCAGGTCACGCGTCTGGACGGCACGCTCGTGCCTGCCTCTGAGGCCACCTGGCAGTGGGACATGCACCGCATCGGCGCACCCGTGGCCTGGAGTTCCGTGGACGGGAGCGGGGTGAAGGTGGCCATCACCGACGAAGGTGTGGACTGCACCCATCCCCAGCTTGCCGGAAAGTGCCTCCCCGGCTGGGACGCTGTGGACAACCTGGCCATCCCGGCGGGCGCCAACTCTGACACAGGCGGACACGGGACCCACGTCACCGGGACGGTGGCTGCCAAGGCGGACGGCGTAGACATGGTGGGCGTGGCTCCCGGCGCCCAGGTCATTCCCATCCGGCTGCTCGGTCCCCAGGGTGGGACTACGATGATGGTGGTCAACGGGATGCTTAAAGCCGTCGAGCTGGGGTGCCGGGTGTTCAACGCCTCCTGGGGCGGTCTGGTGGGATCGCGCGCGGAGGTAGACGCCATCGAGTTCGCCATTGCCAACAACTGCGTGCCCGTCTTCGCCGCCGGCAATAGCTTCTCTCCGACGAATGCCCCCGCCTACCCGGCGGCGTTTGCCACGACGATCCCCGGAATGATCGCAGTCGCCTCCTCCACACCGACCAACCGGGTCTCCACCTTCTCCTCCGCCGGCCCCTACGTGACCATCGCCGCCCCGGGCGAGCCCATCTACTCCCTGTTTCCCGCTGCCCAGGGGAGCAACGGGTTCATCAGGGGCACCTCCATGGCCGCGCCGCATGTCACCGGGGCGGTGGCCCTCATGCTGGAACGCAATCCCGGCCTTACCCCTCAGCAGGTCAGGACCATCCTCCAGAACACGGCTAAGGCGCCCTGCTCCGGGTATGCCCGGCCGGACTACAGCGGGAGCCGGTGCGCCTCACCCACGGTCTACGCGCCGGGTGCCGGCTCCTACGGCTGGGGGCTGCTCGACGCCGGTGCTGCGGTCAACGCTGCGGCCAGTCCGTAG
- a CDS encoding Ig-like domain-containing protein, with protein sequence MGYRLLFPLLLVLTLPACGTLTGLPPLAPGADTTAPTVTATVPERDATVPADAQISVTFSKTMNPRTVTLTSDPAVTFTPAQWSADGRTVSVRPQDPFNPGTKYTITVTGRDQAGNALATFTWSFTAGPPAARAGTGQARLRDRVEVRSDERLFTLFAALNAAGYDEGLKESGAARQAVREKLGELALKVVEPVRRYRDEHQQPLEAYVRYVLTLGPPPGFAEQRAPEGLDGFGRVLADFYRAAGVADLWKAQAEAHTQAASALAAEGLTLMGRTLDYLRAGDVPRERILLVPNLLDVPGREYLVRLDGTAVFVLGAPGKVDPLPLAALTVRLVLGQPRPEAELEVQRTGVLYDLVRETAQRHGYRDWPTVIRESLVAAVTARLGVPADQRSAFLRRHYDRGLILVDHFAEELARYERDSLPLADFLPQMLRTVNLDDQRRLFAERRR encoded by the coding sequence ATGGGATATCGCTTGCTCTTTCCGCTCCTGCTGGTCCTGACGCTGCCGGCCTGCGGCACCCTGACCGGTCTTCCCCCTCTTGCCCCCGGCGCCGACACCACCGCGCCCACCGTCACCGCCACCGTGCCCGAGCGCGACGCCACCGTTCCTGCGGACGCCCAGATCTCCGTCACCTTCAGCAAGACCATGAACCCGCGCACGGTCACCCTGACCTCCGACCCGGCAGTCACCTTCACCCCCGCCCAGTGGTCGGCCGACGGGCGCACGGTCAGCGTCCGCCCGCAAGACCCCTTCAATCCGGGCACCAAGTACACCATCACCGTCACCGGGCGTGACCAGGCGGGGAACGCGCTGGCCACGTTCACCTGGTCGTTCACCGCCGGTCCCCCCGCGGCCCGTGCCGGCACCGGGCAGGCGCGGCTGCGGGACCGCGTGGAGGTGCGCAGCGACGAGCGCCTCTTCACCCTCTTCGCCGCACTGAACGCCGCGGGGTACGACGAAGGGCTCAAGGAGTCGGGTGCGGCGCGTCAGGCCGTGCGGGAGAAGCTGGGGGAGCTGGCCCTTAAGGTGGTGGAACCGGTGCGCCGCTACCGGGATGAGCACCAGCAGCCCCTGGAGGCGTACGTGCGCTACGTCCTGACCCTCGGTCCGCCGCCTGGCTTCGCCGAGCAGCGCGCCCCCGAGGGCCTTGATGGCTTCGGCCGGGTGCTTGCCGACTTCTACCGGGCCGCGGGCGTGGCCGACCTCTGGAAAGCCCAGGCGGAAGCCCACACCCAGGCCGCATCCGCCCTGGCCGCCGAGGGGCTGACGTTGATGGGGCGTACGCTGGACTACCTGCGAGCAGGTGACGTCCCGCGCGAACGCATCCTCCTCGTGCCCAACCTACTTGATGTGCCCGGCCGCGAATACCTGGTGCGTCTGGACGGGACGGCCGTCTTCGTCCTAGGCGCCCCCGGGAAGGTCGACCCCCTCCCCCTGGCGGCGCTCACCGTGCGGCTGGTCCTCGGCCAGCCCCGGCCCGAGGCCGAACTGGAGGTGCAGCGGACCGGTGTCCTCTACGACCTGGTGCGGGAGACTGCCCAGCGTCACGGCTATCGGGATTGGCCCACGGTCATCCGGGAGAGCCTCGTCGCCGCGGTCACCGCCCGCCTGGGGGTTCCCGCCGACCAGCGCTCCGCCTTCCTCCGTCGCCACTATGACCGAGGTCTCATCCTGGTGGATCACTTCGCCGAGGAGCTCGCCCGCTACGAGCGTGACTCGCTCCCCCTGGCAGACTTCCTCCCCCAGATGTTGCGCACGGTGAACCTGGACGACCAGCGCCGCCTGTTCGCGGAGCGCCGGCGCTAA
- a CDS encoding LptA/OstA family protein, with protein sequence MTPGDEVPVRIRAETFRYDRRTRVLVATGNVILAFEGVTIHADALVANLETGEVTAEGRVRLRAGSQEASADLLTYNLRTRLGVLHQARTEVTSPLVLGRVYLRAQRLEGVLDRTVSIRQGFVTTCDPDDPLVHLTAEEIAVFLNDKVVGRRVSLWVAGRRILTLPSFIIFLRERQESRLFPVVGYSPAEGWFVKTRYSYFLNDQHWGFLLADYMERLGAGLGVDHFYRLAGERGQGNALLYRLANRQLEEVDWRAILTHRQELSPALHLGLFADYSLRAPTAAPAASDLYAATDLSYRTARASTFLFSTLSSSSFGPVYSFTSHLVHSQTLSPGLSGDAIVRFSRTAGPSGIDDELVPRLVLRHFRPGFSATLVAETSWDLDGDAFPGDQRYILERLPELTFALSPFRLGRSPFVLQVEGGVGRFREHTVAPPAVTDASRADALLTLSGPVTIAGGTLQLHAFGRGSWYTSGEGRFFTGSRVDYVRPLTPLLEFRTAYTTQAVTGSSPFLFDQIAGVFSFAEASLTYRTPGLFARASLTYDALAQRLGNLVAQAVAIPRPGWTVALAASYSPTAGRLERVEANLDLRLSPEWHLRYLGFYNASTNQVVHDRLSVTRIFCDCLAVGLTYLGARQELWLEAWLTAIPWGRGRIGLGQTGLLFDQSFPFTGAP encoded by the coding sequence GTGACTCCGGGGGACGAGGTTCCGGTACGGATCCGCGCCGAGACCTTCCGCTACGACCGGCGCACCCGCGTCCTGGTTGCCACGGGAAACGTCATCCTCGCCTTCGAGGGGGTGACCATCCACGCCGATGCGCTGGTGGCCAACCTGGAGACCGGTGAGGTGACGGCGGAGGGCCGCGTCCGGCTGCGCGCGGGCTCCCAGGAGGCCAGCGCGGACCTCCTGACCTACAACCTGCGCACCCGCCTTGGCGTTTTGCACCAGGCGCGGACGGAGGTGACTAGCCCCCTGGTGCTGGGACGAGTCTACCTACGGGCGCAGCGGCTGGAGGGGGTGCTGGACCGCACGGTGTCGATCCGCCAAGGCTTCGTCACCACCTGCGATCCGGACGATCCGTTGGTTCACCTGACCGCGGAGGAGATCGCCGTCTTCCTCAACGACAAGGTGGTCGGGCGCCGCGTGTCCCTGTGGGTGGCCGGACGCCGCATTCTCACCCTGCCCTCCTTCATCATCTTCCTGCGGGAGCGCCAGGAGAGCCGCCTCTTTCCTGTTGTCGGCTACAGCCCGGCCGAGGGCTGGTTCGTCAAGACCCGCTACAGCTACTTCCTCAACGACCAGCACTGGGGGTTCCTCCTGGCCGACTACATGGAGCGGCTGGGCGCCGGCCTGGGCGTCGACCACTTCTACCGCCTTGCCGGCGAGCGGGGGCAGGGGAATGCGCTTCTCTACCGCCTGGCCAACCGGCAGCTCGAGGAGGTAGACTGGCGCGCCATCCTCACTCACCGGCAGGAGCTGTCGCCTGCGCTCCACCTGGGCCTCTTTGCCGACTACAGCCTCCGGGCGCCGACGGCCGCCCCCGCCGCCAGCGACCTCTACGCCGCCACCGACCTCAGCTACCGCACGGCGCGTGCGAGCACCTTTCTCTTTTCTACCCTCTCCAGCAGTTCATTCGGCCCGGTGTATAGCTTCACCAGCCACCTGGTGCACAGCCAGACGCTCTCTCCCGGCCTGAGCGGGGATGCCATCGTGAGGTTCTCGCGGACCGCAGGGCCCTCCGGGATCGATGATGAGCTGGTGCCCAGACTCGTCCTGCGACACTTCAGGCCCGGATTCTCTGCCACTCTGGTGGCGGAAACGAGCTGGGACCTGGACGGCGATGCCTTCCCCGGGGACCAGCGCTACATCCTGGAGCGCCTGCCTGAGCTGACGTTCGCTCTCTCTCCCTTCCGCCTGGGGCGATCGCCTTTCGTCCTGCAGGTCGAAGGGGGGGTGGGGCGCTTCCGGGAGCACACTGTCGCCCCGCCCGCTGTCACCGACGCCAGTCGGGCCGACGCCCTGCTTACCTTAAGCGGGCCGGTGACGATTGCAGGGGGCACGCTGCAGCTCCACGCCTTCGGCCGGGGGAGCTGGTATACCAGTGGGGAAGGCCGCTTCTTTACAGGCAGTCGGGTTGACTACGTGCGCCCGCTCACCCCGCTACTGGAGTTCCGGACCGCCTACACCACTCAGGCCGTGACCGGGAGCAGCCCCTTCCTCTTCGATCAGATCGCTGGCGTGTTCAGCTTCGCCGAAGCCAGCCTGACCTACCGGACGCCGGGCCTGTTCGCCCGGGCGTCCCTGACCTATGATGCCCTGGCGCAGCGGCTCGGCAACCTGGTGGCGCAGGCGGTGGCCATCCCCAGGCCGGGCTGGACCGTGGCGCTGGCAGCGAGCTACAGCCCAACCGCCGGACGGCTGGAGCGGGTTGAGGCCAACCTCGACCTGCGCCTCAGCCCCGAGTGGCACCTCCGCTACCTGGGGTTCTACAACGCGTCCACCAATCAGGTCGTGCACGACCGGCTCTCGGTCACCCGCATCTTCTGCGACTGTCTGGCCGTGGGGCTGACCTATTTGGGCGCGCGCCAGGAGCTCTGGCTGGAAGCCTGGCTCACCGCCATCCCCTGGGGGCGGGGAAGGATCGGCCTTGGACAGACCGGCCTCCTCTTCGACCAGTCGTTCCCCTTCACCGGGGCGCCGTAG